A window of Daucus carota subsp. sativus chromosome 2, DH1 v3.0, whole genome shotgun sequence genomic DNA:
acggttgtattataccaaAATTGGAAGATACAATATCGGATGAACAGAGTTTCCTTAATCCAAGAAggtatatcatctaaccgaaagcaTGTAAATACTCCGGAAGCTTAGACAATATAGCATTTCAAGTCAGAAGAGATAACTCACAAAAAAtggcctcgttaaaacccctcAAGAGTAAAAATCCTATGGGGAAAAAACTCAAGGGGGAAAAAGAGTGCCCTACAAAATTACATCGATTACAAGACAGACTAAAAACTGATATCTTCTTTATTCCTTTCTATCAATATTTGTAGCTCAACTGTATAGGACACCATGGTTGACGTCTTGTCGGAGGCAGCTTTAATACGTAAATTCTTTAAATCTCTTTCAAACATCCTGAAAATAAGACAAAATCgaatgaaaagaaaatgaacgagtttgaaaaaattaaaataaagacaTAAATGAGCCAAAATTATGGCACTTAAATGCCTCTATGGGCCAAAAATGCCCCAATCATGGTcgccataaatggtacaaaaaccattaattaagaataattaatatccttaattaaggTACAATTATCGCCCAATTAGCTTCCAATGACGTGTACACTAATATTTCTTTCAATCGGCTATCTTCAAAATTTCGTAAActacaatatttttatgttgAACCTGCAAAATAATTGTAGGTGTTAAATGAAcgaaaagataaaaataatatagaaatttaaaacaaaacataTGATAAAagacaattaattaaaaatatacaacAAGTCAAAATATACTCACAATCTTGATAAATCATTAATGAGACAATAAAATCCTCAAATAGAGAACAATTATCAAAAAAGTCAAACTCTCAATAAAGAGAGAAAAAACGCCTCAATTAAGGCATGATAAACGCCTGGTCAAAAAAAAGTTCATGAACAACGTGTTTTGTTTTTCCAAATTTAGAGCTGATTTCATTAATACTGTGAAAAGAAACTCAACCGGGACAAACCCCAATTGATCATGCAACAGgttgaaaatcatataaatgagGTAAATAATTAGTTGCTTTATTTCCGGATTGCTTAACCACTTGAATATAAATatcctgaaaattaaaaatgaagataaTGTTTTTTCAAGTAATCCAACATCTTCATTAAAAATAGTAGCTTCATATTTGACCCTCACAAAAATTCAATGAATAGTGCAAAGTTCAGAATACTCAGTTGCAAAAACTGAGTTTAGAGAGCTCATGTCATGAACAAATATttattgtgaaaggtgagcacatgtGATATTTACTACCGTTCGAAAcacaccccagctatctacccGACGGACACCAGTTATAAACCTGCCGAAAGTGTTGTTGATGCGAGATTTTTAGATCTCCTGACATGccataaaattcatttttaacaCAACTAGCACATTatacacaaaaacaaaaacaataactCAAACAGAAGGAAATGAAAAAATCCAAATGGGTTTTTCGAGTTTTGTGCAAAACTCGATTTATTGATGAAAAACAAACCAAAAGATGATGCTTATTGATTGGAaattaaaaatgagaaaaacTATGTCTTGTGGATGAAAAAGCGGAGGTTAGGAATTGATATTAATATCAAAGAGAAGGTTGATATGGGAAGAAAAAGGATAGAGATAAAGGTGGAGATAGAGATGGCAGaagagatggaggtggagatgaaAGCGATTAGGGTCAGAGGAAGATGAGACAGCCGACTCTTATAAGATTAGGTGACATTGAGGCGTAGCTTTGTGATTCTGATTCGGAAAAATgttggttttatatattttaaaaacgtGTTGTTTTTTAATCAAGAGAAAGTAAGATAAAGGGgccgtttgagtgagtttaaaataagttttttttgttaaagtaaaaaatatgaattagaagttagaagtaagttaagacttataagtgattaaagtgtttagaaaataagtagaaattctgaaacaaaagttagcattctcaacttcttttaagtgtttctgaactttttacacaaacgggtcaagaaaaacagaagctgATTTCTCGTAAAAAGAAGCACTTATATTGCGCATCCAAACAGGCACTAAATATTCAAATAGTAAAAGACGCCTAGCTAGCAGCTAGCGGACCACCCAACACCTCATGGCTAATATCAAAACATTCTGACGTTGTAATTAGTACTTAATTTCTGCCCAGCACCTAGGGGCCGCCAATGACAGCATATAAACATGTGACCAAGCTGCTTTACATGCTAGAGAACAGTCATTTCAACCATAAATACAAAGTAAAAACATTGTATTAAGATATCTTCTTGTATTTTCACTCATACACACACATTAAGTAACAGAATAATCAGAGCATTCCATTGGAAAAGATGGAACCTGTAGTTCTCAGTTCGATAAATTTGCCTCAAGTCCCTGTGATTGATATGAACGTCTTACTTCATGGAGATTTGATGGACATTGAGCTAAGCAAATTACACCAAGCGTGTAAAGAATGGGGTTTCTTTCAGGTAATTAtcactatttttttaattataaaattgtttGTTAGAATCTTGCTCGATAACAGAtcatatttttagaatatagtatgattttgataaaaaattctATCCTGAAGCTGATAAATAACGGGATTAGCATAAAATTGTTTGTTAGAATCTTGTTCGATAACAGATCatattgttagaatataatacgaTCCTGATAAAAGTCCTTTCCTAAAGCTGATAAATCACGGGGTTAGCCATTCTTTACTGGACAAACTGAAAGCAGAGGTGGAGGAGTTCTTTAAGATGCCGCTTCAAGACAAGAGAAAGTTTGGTAAACTGGAGGGAGACATGGAGGGATTTGATCAAGTCTTCGTAGGCTCGAACAAGCAGAAGCCTGATGCTGACATGTTTTACATGATCACACTTCCTGAAGATCTCAGAAAACCGCACTTGTTGCCACAGCTGCCTCAGCCATTCAAGTAACAAATTTTTTGCGTTATTTTAGGACTTGTTTATGCCCCGAAGCACATCAAGACATGATCAAACTAACATGAGAATGTACTAAATATGCAGAAATGCTTTGGAAGCTTATTCTTTGGAGCTGAAAAGCACAGGAATGAAAATCCTCAACTTGATGGCAAAGGCTCTTGAAATGAATCCTGAGGAAATGGAAGCATTGTTTGAACAAGGCTTGCAATCAATGCGGATGAACTACTATCCTCCACGCCCTCAATCAGACCAGGTCACCGGGCTCTGCCCTCACAGCGATGCTACTGGCTTCACTATCCTTTTCCAGCTGAATGAAGTTGATGGACTCCAGATCAGAAAGGACGGTATCTGGATTCCAATCAAACCGTTGCCTTACGCCTTTGTAATAAACATTGGAGACATTCTTGAGGTAAAATTGATCATGCCATATTGGACTTGTTGGcagggcggatctaggaagagtATGGGGACACGTGTCTcccctaaattttatttttacattttttgaccattctaaattttataaaattatagaacaGTCCCCacaaaatgtaaaaatatataagtgtttttagaaaatttgtttGGTGTCCCCGAAGTTTGAATCCTAGATCTGCTCTCGCCTTGCTTGTTGACATAAATGTAATGCATTAACATGATTTAATTTGCAGGTTATAACTAATGGAGCTTATCATAGCATTGAGCATAGAGGCGTTTTTAACGCGGTGAAGGAGAGAATGTCCATTGCTACATTCTTAAGCCCGAAGCTAGACGGAGAATTTGGTCCTGCACCCAGCCTTCTCTCTTCGGAAGCTACTCCCAAGTTTAGAAGGATTGGTCATGCAGATTACTTTAAAGAATATTTTGCTCATAAGTTTTCTGGCAGATGTTATCTAGACAGTCTGCGAATATGAAGCTAATGTACCAGGTTCTATGCAGCTGATGTTCTTCCATTAATAAACCAGTGCTACAAGAAACAGGGACAGATCACAAATGCAACAGATTTTTACCAGAGAAGCTGCTGCAACTTTCCGCAATCTATGATGAATTTTTGTTAACTTTCGGTCACAATTCCTCCTGTTTCTTGTATACTCAGGCTTCCCACAACAATAAGTAACAACGAGAAAGATACTGTAGTTGAAAGTTGAGATATATTAGAATGCTTTTTTAGTTGATTCCTATATAATTCCAAGATCATTATTGTCAAATTAATATACTTCTAGTACTCTATATACAAGTTAAGTTGAGTGGATTACCATCGCATGGAGCAGTGCGAGGCCAATTTGAGTAGTACTCCCTTTCAAGGCTTCTTTCAAGAAACGGTTGGTTCTACTTGTTTTGACATATTTGTGtcaaaaaagaataaatatttttaagaagttCCAAGGGAAGTTGAAATTTGTATTAGTATTTTTTACGGTTTTTATTTCTTATCtaataacattttatttaaaaattatctaaatacttagataatttattatttattcatgCTCACCACATCCACACGCTCTGGTAACTTAAAAATCATCTTTTgacttataatttataacttatatATCTGCTTTAAACAATAAATAACTTTCTTTAAAATTAGTCGAACCTAATAATACTTTACTTAAAAGTTATCTATACACTTGGATAATTTACTATTCACactatccaaatccaaactgtATGGTTACTATAAAATCATCTTTAACTTATAATCTGTAATCCATCTTCAtgctttaaataataaataatttttttaaatttaatcaaataacttCAATATGTTAACGCAAGTTGTGTCCGAGTCTAATTAGATGACACAACTAATTACAAATGATGTATAAAAATACCaggaaagtttttttttatccATAATGATCATTAAGAACACAAACTGATCTCTTTAATAACGATTTTAGCTAGGGATTCATCACAAATTTTTTTGTAGTGTATAAACAGAACAGACATCGATAGTGAATTTTAGTTCGATTCCcaaccaaaattttaattttgtcttGACAGATTCGGATTTTGAAAGATCCAAACCAAAGTCGAATTACGTGTTTGATTCGACTCTTGATTTCGATCCAAAAAATATTTAGCCCTGCAAGTGAATAATATTatgaagcttttttttttttctctttataGGAAATGTTCAAGTTACAATAAAGATTTTCTGGAAAAAATCAATTGACATGTCTTGGAGTTGAAGAATAAAATTAGAATTCAATTAAACTCATTATCCAAGTCATCAACATCATCCTCGTCTTCGTCACCATCAACTCTTGGACAACCTGATTATATAAGCTTGTATAATTGTTACTTAAAATCAACAATGCATACATGAAGTAATGAACCATCTGAAAACACATGTACTGAGAAGAAGTTAACCTTTCAGTCTCTTATACCTAGTCTTGCACTGAGGGCAAGACTGATTTCCTTCTCGCCTCTCATACTCATAGCAAGGCCTGCAAACTGGAAAGGCACACTCATTACAGGCAACAAACGGATCACCTGCAGCTGAAAGCCCGACATCATCGCCGCAGATCTGACAGAGCTTGCCATTCAAATCCTTTAGGGGCTTGGGCTGCAATACAGACAGAGAACTGATTGAAAACACCGTAACCAAAAGTGCTACTCTTGACTTTGCTACTACgtgaatatatctaaaacttTAACATATTTAAGAtgtaacatgattctatgttgGACATTAACAATAAAGATTCCAACTTTATTTTAGTAACGGGTAAAATAAGGAAATATATCATTATTAGTATAAGCTTTAAGCTCATAAGAATTCATCTTTAAATCCAGCTTTATCTAACATACATAGCATTTCAACTAACTTTCGATATTTAGAACTTGGCACCAGATTTCCATATAAGAAGAAGATCTGCTGGAAATTCAAATCAATTCAATTCTAATCTTATCAAACACGCAGTATTCatcaaaggaaaaaaaaatccaacaatTTTCGAAGATCAATTCAATGGCCGTATCCCACTTAAACAAGAACCAGTTCTTTGAGCTAGACAGATTCTGTTTTTCCTAATTCAATTATTGAGATAGAGAGATCCACTCTAATACCCAAATACTATCTAGAGAAGCTTTAAAATTTCAAGTACCCATCTTACAAATTTGCAAAAACAACAAAAGTCCTGAATTATACTTCAGACTTATCAAGTACTAccttcatcccaaattagatgagctagttgactttggacAAATAATTTTagatgcattgaccgtctacttccgaaatttatttttttattttttcttttgtaaataaaaatttcatattttaattttagcaaaaataaaattttaaaaataagtcatgtagctatgcggtcaatgaaccttaaattgtagagagagagagagtcaccCCAGAATCAGAATCATGGCGAATCCGAACCAACTGATTTCTATTGTGTGATCCAGCACCTCTTGCTTCCATTAAAACCACTGATGATAAAGATCTTAAGAATCAAACACCAATTTTAAGAACTGCTCAAAATGGGTTAATCATTTAGAGCATATCAAAATTGCCAAGCAATCTCTTCACAGCATATACACACTCAGACCTGTACATATGTGAAGCTCACAATAACATTGTTCTTGCCGTAGTAATGTGTggatttcttaaaaattaaaaagttatttttatGACTGATTCAGCCGGTAGCAAATTGACTCTAGCCTTACTTGATGCATGATCCGAGTTGAGAGCGCGGTGAATCTAGTTAACAAGTCAAAAGTAGGGtacttttttaagttttaactgtGGATGACTAACCACTAAGACTTGGCTGTCAGTCACCGAGCTGTGAGTGGAGCTGATTGTGAGGGTAGCACAAGAGGTTACCCGCTATAACCGGTTCATTCTCCGACATCTATACCCAGTACCCTAGAAGCTGTGAGTGGAGCTGTGAGTGGGGCTGATTGTGAGTGATATAATGAGAACAGGGACAAGCAATGCTCTCATTTTAGCCATATATACAAAGTAAAAACATTGTATTAAGATATCTTCTTTTATATTCACTCGTACACACACATTCAGTAACAGAACAATCAGAGCATTTCATAGGAAAAAATGGAACCTGTAGTTCTCAGTTCGATGAATTTGCCTCAAGTCCCTGTGATTGATATGGAGGTCTTACTTGATGGAGATTTGATGGACAGTGAGCTAAGCAAATTACACCAAGCGTGTAAAGAATGGGGTTTCTTTCAGGTAATTATCACTATTTTTTGAGTTATAAAATTGTATGCGAGAATCTTGCTCGATAACAGATCatattgttagaatataatatgatcctgataAAAAGTTTTATCCTGAAGCTAATAAATCACGGGTTTAGCATAAAATTGTTTGTTAGAATCGTGCTCGATAACAGATCatattgttataatataatacGATCCTGATAAAAGTCTTATCCTGAAGCTGATAAATCATGGGGTTAGCCATTCATTACTGGACAAACTGAAAGCAGGGGTCGAGGAGTTCTTTAAGATGCCGCTTGAAGACAAGAGAAAGTTTGGTAAACTGGAGGGAGATATGGAGGGATTTGATCAAGTTTTCATAGGCTCGGAGGAGAAGCCTAATTGTGCTGATATGTTTTACATGATCACCCTTCCTGAATATCTCAGAAAACCGCACTTGTTGCCACAGCTGCCTCAGCCATTCAAGTAACAAATTTTTCACGTTATGCAAGGACTTGTTATGCACCGAAGCACATCAAGACATGATCAAACTAACATGAGAATGTACTAAATATGCAGGAATGCTTTAGAAGCTTATTCAGTGGAATTGAAAAGCACCAAGATGAAAATCCTCAGCTTCATGGCAAAAGCTCTTGAAATGAATCCTGAGGAAATGGAAGCATTGTTTGAACAAGGCCTGCAATCAATGAGAATGAACTACTATTCTCCATGCCATCAATCAGACCAGGTCACCGGGCTCCATCCTCACAGCGATGCTACTGGCTTC
This region includes:
- the LOC108208786 gene encoding oxoglutarate-dependent flavonoid 7-O-demethylase 1, which translates into the protein MEPVVLSSINLPQVPVIDMNVLLHGDLMDIELSKLHQACKEWGFFQLINHGVSHSLLDKLKAEVEEFFKMPLQDKRKFGKLEGDMEGFDQVFVGSNKQKPDADMFYMITLPEDLRKPHLLPQLPQPFKNALEAYSLELKSTGMKILNLMAKALEMNPEEMEALFEQGLQSMRMNYYPPRPQSDQVTGLCPHSDATGFTILFQLNEVDGLQIRKDGIWIPIKPLPYAFVINIGDILEVITNGAYHSIEHRGVFNAVKERMSIATFLSPKLDGEFGPAPSLLSSEATPKFRRIGHADYFKEYFAHKFSGRCYLDSLRI
- the LOC108207524 gene encoding cellulose synthase A catalytic subunit 1 [UDP-forming], translating into MEARGAGSHNRNQLVRIRHDSDSGPKPLKDLNGKLCQICGDDVGLSAAGDPFVACNECAFPVCRPCYEYERREGNQSCPQCKTRYKRLKGCPRVDGDEDEDDVDDLDNEFN
- the LOC108208785 gene encoding oxoglutarate-dependent flavonoid 7-O-demethylase 1, whose amino-acid sequence is MEPVVLSSMNLPQVPVIDMEVLLDGDLMDSELSKLHQACKEWGFFQLINHGVSHSLLDKLKAGVEEFFKMPLEDKRKFGKLEGDMEGFDQVFIGSEEKPNCADMFYMITLPEYLRKPHLLPQLPQPFKNALEAYSVELKSTKMKILSFMAKALEMNPEEMEALFEQGLQSMRMNYYSPCHQSDQVTGLHPHSDATGFTILFQLNEIDGLQIRKDGIWIPIKPLPYAFVINIGDILEVITNGTYHSIKHRGVFNSVKERMSIATFLSPRLDGEFGPAPSLLSSEATPKFRRIGHADYFKEYFAHKFSGRSYLDSLRI